In Flavobacterium piscisymbiosum, the sequence GCTTGTTGACGACCTCAGCGTACTGCAAGGTCAAATTGACTTAAGATGCCAAATTGGTTTGACAGACCTTAATAAATACTGCGAGGACTTTTTTAAGGAATTACTCAATATCTGCTACAGTTTAAACTTAAAAAATCTTAATAATGAACGTTCCAATGAGCCGGGATTGGATTTAGGAGACCAAAAAAATAAGATTGCTTTCCAGATAACCTCAACAAGTACGTCGGAAAAGGTCAACAATACATTGGAAAAAATTACTGTGGAGCAGCAAAAGCAGTACGATTCGATAAAGGTTTTTATTTTAGGAAAAAAACAGCAGACCTACAGTGCTGTCAAGCCAGAGCTTTTAACAGTGCTTAAATTCGATATCGGCGATATAATGGATATATCCGACCTGGCGAGGCAGATTGTTGTTCTTAAATATGATGAACTCTATCAGCTTCACAAACTCTTCGAGAAAGAATTTCAAATTGTGATAACCGAAATAGAAATCCCCAACGCCGAGGGAGTTTATCCTACATCCCTTATTGATAAGTATGAAATAACGCCAAATACTATGTGTGAGAACGCACATCTCTTTATTGATAATTATGAAGGTAATGACCTAAGAACTATTGGTTTGTTTTATTCTGATCTTGCAAAACTACCCAGGATTACCCGAGAATTTTTGTCTTTAATAGTATCTCACGGTGAGTGGTCTGACGGAAATTATTATGTTGATTTTAATGAATTCAAGCGAAAACTTAAGTGGCCCTTGAATGAGGTAAGGGAAGAAATAGACATATTATCCAATAGGAGGTTTATCTCTGCACCGGATGCTGATGATCCCACAATGGCAACTAGATTCAAGGAGAGTGGTATAGATATAGTGGATTATGCCCAACAAAATGGATTGATTAGCAAAATTATGGTTGCAATGGATTTCACAGTTTTAGACAAGTAAAATTCTTGTATTTTTTAATAACCAATATAGATTTAATAAACCTAAAAAAATATTAGATTATGAACTCAGATAAGTTATTCCCTAACAGAACAAATCTGATAGACAGTCAGGTACTTATAGTAAGTGAAGAAAGCCCGGGATACCTTCTTGCGACCATTATCAATCCTCCTTTAAATCTGCTTGGCCCTGAGGTATTTGCAGGTTTGCAGCTTCTAAAAGAGTATGCTGAAGGGGACAACGGCGCAAAGGTTGTTGTTTTCGAATCTGCCGTGCTTAATTTCTTCATAGCTCATCTGGACCTTGCGCAGATGAATGTTGTTCCGGACATTCCCGGTGCAAAACATGTACTTAAAGAATGGCCTGCTTTCAGCCATTGGCTGAGCACTACACCACTGGTTTCCATCGCCAAGATCAGGGGAAGGGCCAGAGGTATGGGTAACGAATTTTTATGCGCGCTTGATATGCGTTTTGCCAGCAGGGAGAACAGCCGTTTATCTCAAATGGAGATAAATTTCGGCGGCGGACCAGGCGGCGGTGGTATTGAATGGTTAGTGCGCCATGTGGGAAGATCCAGGGCATTGGAAATTATACTGAGCGGGGATGATTTCGATGCTGACACTGCAGAACTTTACGGCTGGATAAACAGGTCGATCCCGGACCAGGAACTGGATGAATATGTAGACCGGCTTGCCAGACGAATTGCGCAAATGGATAAAACGGCGCTGGCGACGGCAAAACAGCTTATAAACCTGCGATCACCGGTTCCTGCTGTGGAAGATCTCCAGGAAACCTTTCTAACGCTTGCCAAAATTGTTGGTGGTGAAGGAGCCAAACAGGCCGTAAGAAGGGCTAAAGCCAACGGATGGGGTGACGAGCCATTAGAAATTGATCTACCCAGATATGAGTGATCATAACAAAGCCTGAGCATAGCTCTTGAAAGAAAATAGTCCCAAATGTTTTGGGACTATTAATTTAATGAAATTGGATATTGAACTTTTGAGCTGAATCTTGCCTTTTAGACTACTGGTTCTATTTATCAGCTGAAGACTGCTTCACAAAAGTATCTATGTGGGAAGCTACCAGTTCAGGAGACTGCAGCATCAGTAAATGTCCTGCCTTTGGTATAATTACCAAGGAAGAACCTGGTATCTTATCTTTTACTTCCTGCTCTAAGCGTTTCGGGCTGTCTATCACATCATTCTCGCCGGCAATAATGAGTGTTGGCACCTTAATGTTATCTAGTCCCTTGGAAACATCTTCCAGCATAGCAAAATTTGGCCAGCCCTCCCTTGAAGCTGTGCTATGTTTTGTGATGTCTTCAATGGTGCGTTCTCTTATTTGCGCATCGATATTGCCAGCCTGAAATACCTGGTCAATAGTTATGTTTATTCCTTCTTCAGTGGTATAGGCCCTGAGCATCTGCTCACGTGCTTCCTGGGGAAAAATGGTTGGACTTGCAGGGGAAGGTGCAACCAGAATCAGTTTTTGTAAGCCGTCAGGTTTTTGGGCCGCAATGTATTGTGCGACTTTGCCTCCCATTGAATGGCCTACCAAAATGTAGTTGTCCAGCTGCAATTGTTTAATCAGTTCGATCGCATCGGATGCGAGCGTTTTTATATCATAGCCGCTTTCAGGTTTATCAGATTCTCCCCAGCCACGGTGGTCATACCTAACGGTACGATAACGGTCGGCGAGCAGCTGAGCGACCTCGGTCCAGGTTCTTGAAGAACCGCCCCAGAAATGAAGAAATAATAGGACAGGGGACTGGTTTCCTTCGTCCACGACATGAAGCTTGATATTGTTTACTTGAAATTTCATTTTATTGCGTTTTTAATTACTGCAAAGTAATATCTCAATGCAGTATTGAAAAAGGTAAAATAAAGCCCTTCGATGATACATTTTATCCCTCTGTGTAACGGCTCCGAAATTCAATCGGTGTCATACCCGTACGAAGTCGAAAATATTTGATGAAATTTGTAGGTTCCTTGAAGCCTAATTCATAACCTATCACTTTACCTGCATCCAAACTATTTACAAGCAGCCGTTTTGCTTCCAATAATATCCGGTCATCAAGCATTTGCTTTGGAGTTCGTCCTATTATCCCCTGGCTTACTCTGCTTAAAACTTTATTAGAAACATGTAATAAATCGGTGTAATAGATTACCGGCTTTTGCTCTTTAAATTTTTTTTCGATAAGATCCTTGAACTTCATTAAAATTTCCAGATGAGCTGAATGAGAGCTGGAATTAAGGTTTCGCTGTCCTGTAGTCCGTTCGGCCGTAAAAAGAAAATTATGAAGCAGATTTCTGAGCAGATGTGACTGGTAGATATCTTTTGGATTGTTGAGTTCCGCTTTTATAAGTGTCCATATTTCCTTTAAAGGCGGAGCGGCTTTAATGGTACAGACGGCTTCCTGATGATTGATAGTGTTAAAAAGGATGTTGTTGCTGAACAGGTGATAATCAAAATTATCCCTGCAGAGAAAGTCATCTGTAAAGAGCAAAGCAAAGCCTTTGAAAGATTCCTGCTGGTCAAAATATTGTACGACTTCTTTTCCCACGAAAAGATAGCTGTCTTCTATAATTTTTACACTCTGGTAGTCTACCAGATGAGTAGGGGAGCCTTCCAAAAACCAAAGTATGGTAAAAAAAGAACTCCGAATGGGCTGTAAAAGGTTTTCCCTTGAAGCAACATATTCATTGTCTATTGCGATAATCTCAATTCCAAGATTCGAGTCAGCATCATATGTTATTCTTTTAATTTTTGCTCGCATATTTTTGCTCTTTGATATTGTATAATTCTTGAGTAACAAAGAAGTAGTGTTGTCTACCACACTTTTTAACCGGTTGCATTTGTGAACTGCAGTTATGTTTATTCTTGATTAAACCTTATTCAGCTTTGTTACAGTGCAAATTCCGGTTATATTGATCACCCCATTCCGTTTTAAAGTGAGCACCTGATTCCATTTCAAAATGACCACCTAATTCCGGAGCAAAATGACCACCTCCGTTTTGATTAAAAACTATATTTTTTCATCTGTTAATTAGTATTCAAATATAATAAAATATCACTCTTTGTTTATTCCTCTTTTCTTTCTCATGGATTCGCCATGTAATTCAAGCCTGTGAGATTGGTGTATAAGTCTGTCTAATATTGCATCGGCTATCGTTTTTTCTCCAATTATGTCATACCAGCCTTGGACTGGGATTTGTGATGTCACGATTATAGAGCCGTTATTATGCCTGTCCTCTATGATCTCCAAAAGAGTAATTCGGTTATGGCTGTCAAGTGCCTGAAGCCCAAAATCATCAAGTATTATAACATCCTGTCTTTGTATTTTGGTAAGTTCCCGCAGATAAGTGCCATCTGCTTTAGCCATTTTTAGTCTAGCAAACAATTTTGAGGTATTAAAATAACTTACCTTAAAACCCTGTATACAGGCTTGATAACCTAATGCGGTACCTAAATAACTTTTACCAACCCCGGTACTTCCAGTGATTAAGATGTTTTCGTTTTTCTCTATAAATTCGCATTCTGCCAGACGCAGTACCATGTTTCGGTCCAGGTTACGTGATACATCAAAATTGATACTTTCAATATTTGATTTGTAATGGAATTTGGCATTAGTGATACTTCGTTCAATACGACGATTGTACCTTTCATCCCATTCTGCATCAATAATCATCGATACAAACTGGTCAAGGGTATAATGATCTGTTTTTCCGCTTTCAATGGCTGTTTTAAAAGCATTAAACATGCCATAAAGCTTCATTTGTTTCATTTTGGTTACTGTGGATTCATTCATTTTTCAAGATTTAATTTAGTTATAATAGTGTTTTCCTCTTATGTTACTGTGATCAGGAAGTTCCTGCTCAGGTTCTTGATCAAAATCAATATGATCCAAGTTGTTTTCTAAAATATTTTGTATGGTCTTAAAATTGTAAATTTTAAAATCAAGTGCCCGCCTGCAGGCATTTATTAATCGCTGTCTGCCTACCTTTTTTTCAAAATTCAGTATTCCTAAACAGCTTTTATAAGCCTGTTCCGGATGATTTCTGCTTTCGATTATCTGCATTATATATTCTCCTACTGACTCATCAATATTATTAGCCCATTCAATGAAGCGGGCAGCACTCCATTGGGCTACAAATTGATGTGTACTGGCTAAATGCTCAGGAGTTGTTGTATAGACATAAGGTTTGTAGTTTCTTGGATGTACAGCTATTCGATTGTATTTATAATAAATCTCTACTGTTGATTTGGTATATAACAGCTTGGCTTTCTTCTTTACATATTGATACGGAACGCTGTAATAGTTTTTGTCCTGGCTTAATTGAACATGACCGTTTTGCATTACTGTTGCAAAAGACTGGTATTTAATTTCAAAACGATCTTGTGGGAGTGGACGCAGTTTTTCTTTTTCGTCTTCTAAAAATAATTCAAAGCGGGAATAAGGGCGTCCTGTTAGTTTTCTGTTATTGTGAGAGTCAAGTAAATCCCAGATCTGCTGGTTTAATTCTTCCAGAGAAAAGAACTTAGTTTCTTTTATGGTTACATAAATCCTTCGATATAATATCTTAACAGCTCCTTCAACTAATGATTTGTCTCTGGGTCTGTAAGCTCTGGCAGGTAAAATTGTGGTTTCGTAATGTTCTGCTAAATCAGCAAGGGTTTCATTGATTGTCGGTTCAAAACGACTGCTTTTTATTACTGCAGATTTTAAATTATCCGGAACAATGGCGGCAGGAGTGCCTTCAAAAAAGCGCATGGCATTCTCTACCGAGTCAACAAAGTTTTCCTTTTGCTGGCTCATGGAAGCTTCAGCATACGTGTATTGGCTAGCGCCCAATATTGCTACAAAAAATTGTACTTCTTTGACTTCTCCAGTATCTATATCAATAATTGAGAGTGTCTTTCCAGCATAATCGACATACATTTTATCACCAGCCTTATGGTTCATATGCATGACCGGATTAACTCGTTTGCCCCATATATTGTAATGATAATGAAATTGTGAAGTTCGATAACCATCCGGATTTACAGCGATATATTGTTCCCACATATGCTGTACGGTAACGCCAACTTTTTTTAGTTCACGTTCCATTTTAGGAAAAAAATCATAAAGTGTCTGTAATCTCGGGCTAATGGCCTCTACACTAGTCTGGGAGAATAAAAGTTCCAGCTCTGCATCGGTTTTTTGGTCGATTAATTCAAAGCTTAATCCGAGAACTTCAAATAAAGAAATATATTTCTTTACCGTATTTCTTGAAAGGGATAAGTAGCTACTTATAAATAACTTACTCTTTCCATTACAATAGAATTTAATTACTTTTCTAATTTTACTCATGTCTGTTATTTTGTTTGCCATAATCCGTATATTTTTAACGAATGTATGGTTCTAACAACATGAAAAAATCAATAGTTTTTAATCGTTAATTAACCACAAAACCTGGTGGTCAATTTGCTCCGGAATTAGGTGGTCAGTTTGCTCCGGAACGGGTGGTCAATTTACTCCGGAATTAGGTGGTCAAATTCACCGGTTTTTCCAGCCATGGGAAAGCTGATTTTAATATCAAAGTTCCCCAACTTACTAATTTAAAATCCACATATAATGCATTCTAAGTTTTTTAAAACCTGTTTTGTCGTGATGATACTTTTTACCGGCAAAGCTACTAGCCAGGAAACCATTACAATATCCACTGAAAATACAGTTCTTGTACTGCAAACAGACAAAGACAGCTCTTTACTGGTCACCTACCTTGGGAAAAAGCTAAAAAATACAGATGAATATGCGGTCATCAACTCGCTGGATAAGTTTAAGGTCGGTAATGATGATTTGTTTAACAAGCGGGAAGCCTACGTAGCATCCGGCTCGCTTAACCTGATGGAGCCTGCCTTGTCTGTAACCCATAGCGATGGGAATAAATCCGTAGTGTTGCAGTATGTAAACCACGAAGTAAAAAAAATTGACAATAACCAGACATTGACTACTATTGTATTGAAAGATACGAGGTACAAATTCCAAGTTACATTATTTTACAATGCCTATTATAAAGAAGATGTAATTGAACAATGGTCGGAAATAGAGCATAAGGAAACGGGTAATGTTGTGTTGAATAAATATGCTTCTGCCAACCTTACACTCCAGGGTAAAAAGTTTTTTCTTAAAAATCACTACAGTGGCTGGGGACGTGAGATGCTCTCAGAAGAACAGCAGTTATTGCATGGCATTCGTACACTCGATTCAAAGTTGGGTACACGCAGCAACCTTTTGCATTCATCCTCTTTTATGATATCCATCAACAAGCCTGCAGGCGAAACAGAAGGAGAAGTAATTGCCGGTTCATTGGAATGGAGCGGTAATTTTAAAATTGATTTTGAAACCTTTGATGAATACTACTTGCGTGTAACAGCGGGCATCAATAATTTTTCATCAAACTACACATTAAAATCATCTGAGAAGTTCACTACACCACGTTTTGTGTACACTTATTCTGATGAAGGTAAAGGCAGAGCCAGCCGGAATCTGCAACGCTGGGCCAGAAACTATCAATTGGCGCAAGGCAGCGGCCAACGCCAAACCATATTAAACAATTGGGAAACCACTTATTTTGATTTCAATGACGAAAAGCTGAGCGAACTCACTAAAGACACAAAGAAACTAGGGGTGGATGTTTTTCTGCTAGACGACGGATGGTTTGGTAATAAATATCCCCGTAACGGAGCTTCAGCAGGGCTTGGTGACTGGCAGTATAATAAACAAAAACTCAAGAATGGTATCAGCTCTGTAGGTAAGGAAGCTACTGCGCATGGTGTAAAGTTTGGTATATGGATAGAACCCGAAATGGTGAATCCTAAAAGCGAATTGTATGAAAAAAATCCTAACTGGATCATCAGGCAACCAGGTATAAAAGAATTTTATATGCGTAACCAACTTGTGCTTGATCTTACTAATCCAGCGGTTCAGGATTTTGTATACAATACTGTGGAGCAATTGTTCAAAGAAGTGCCTGAATTGGCGTTCATCAAATGGGATTGTAATTCGCTTATCTACAATGCCCACTCACCATTCTTGAAAAACCAGGATCACTTTTATATCGAATATATTCGTGGTTTAAACAAAGTATTGGAAAGAGTAAGAGCCAAATATCCAAAAACACCCATGATGCTTTGTGCAGGCGGTGGCTCAAGAGTTGATTATGCTGCCCTGCAGTACTTTACAGAGTTTTGGCCAAGTGATAATACCAATCCGTTCGACAGAATATTTATGCAGTGGGAATATTCGTATTATTTCCCTTCTATTGCTGTGGACAATCATGTAACGGATATGGGTAAACAACCCATTAAGTTTAAAACAGATGTTGCCATGATGGGCAAGTTGGGTTTTGACATTCGTGTAAATGAATTAGATGCTAAGGATTTATTGTATGCGCAAAATGCAGTGAAACTGTATAATGGAATTAAAGATATCATTTGGCATGGTGATCAATATAGGCTACAAAACCCAGATGAGGAAAAAGTAGCGTCGATGGCTTATGTCAAGGAGAATCAAGAGGAAGCAATTGTGTTCAACTATTATGTAGCCACTACATTCAATACCACAATTGGATTGCCTATTAAAATGCAGGGGCTCGATCCAAAAAAACAATACATAATTGAAGAAGTAAACCTTTATCCCGGAATACAGTCACCCATTGATAGCTCCAAGATTTATTCGGGAGATTTCCTGATGAAGATTGGTTTTAATCCTGAAGCCAATGCTAGAAGAACCAGTGTAATCTTACGGGTGAAGGCTTTGAATTAAGTTGGTTTTTATTTTTTTTTGATCAAAAAAATAAGTTTGTTTGTAAAGGGTGATTAAATGTTAAAACCCCAAGATGAAAAATAAAAAATAAACTATCACTTTCTTAGGAACATAGCTTGTTTTTTTTCTTTAATTGGTTATAATATATTCCAACCTAAGCTTGTTAGGCCTTGATTTTGTTGTTTTTTTTTCTTTAAAAGTAGCTTGTGCCAAGATTTTGCAACAAAATCCAAGCATCACTTTTGTCCTCAGAAGTAATATATGAATTTGTATCTTATATGTACTCCAAAAGCATTTATATTAGTTAGTAGTACTCTGGAAGTTGTAATTAGCTTTTGTTTAGTAATTCATATTTTATCTCTGAGGAATACTTTGATCATGTGGAGTTATAGTAGCAAAATTTGCTCAAAGCATATTCTACAACTTCACTATCTCTGTCTTTAAGTAGTATAATTCCTTTGCTGTAATTTTTATTCTCATTTTTACATCGGGAAAAAATAGCAAGATTGTGTGGACAGCTGATTTCTCTCAGCAATGTTGAGAGATTTGGAATCTTTATATTGCTCATAATAAGCTAGTCTTAATTTGTCGCGTTAATAAGGCAACTACGCGATTTTTTAATTTTAAATTACTGTTAGGTCAGTAATTCTATTTAATTATACAGCAAATTTTGAAAAAATTTAAATATTTACAAATATTTACTGTTAAAGCGGTAAAACAAATATAAAAATATAGTTTTAGATATTTGCAAGGTGAAAAATGATTATATTTACTGCTTAGACAGTAATTATGAGTGATTTTAATTTAGGGAAGTTAATTATAGAACATCGCAAAGCTGCGGGACTTACGCAGCTCCAATTAGCTGATTTGGCAGGCATAGGCAAAACAACTGTGTTCGATATTGAAAAAAATAAACAATCCATAAGATTGGACAGTCTGATAGCGGTCTTGAATGTTTTGAATATTGATGTTCAATTTATAAGCCCATTAAAAAAATAAGAGATGAGAAAAGCAGTAGTTTATGTTCACGGTACCAGGGCTGGTGAGCTTATGGAAGAAGAAAACGGAAGGTATTTATTTATCTATGATGATGATTATTCTTCAGAGCCAGTGTCCTTAACTATGCCTACTGCCCATAAAAAATATTCATTTCTAGATTTTCCGCCTTTTTTTGAAGGGCTGTTACCGGAAGGTATAATGCTCGAAGGCCTTTTAAAAATAAATAAAATAGATAAGAAAGATTATTTTTCACAGCTTATGGCTGTAGGAAATGATCTGGTAGGGGCAGTAACGGTTAAAGCTGAAAATAATGAATAGATGCCCGATTAGTTATAAACCTTGCGGAGAAGATCTTTACAGCGTAGAAGGCTTGAAATTATTATCTTCTAAGTTACTCTCATTAGAAACGCTTCCTTTTTCTGCATCGGAGCTACGTCAGGAAGCAGCAAATAGAGCAGCTAAGTTATCAATTCAGGGCGTTCAGCCTAAATTAAGCGCCGTATTATCGATTAAAAACCAGCAATTTGAAATTGTAGATCAGTACGGTAATTTTATTATAAAACCGCAGAGCGATATATTTCCGGAATTACCCGAAAATGAGGATCTTACTATGCGAATGGCTAAGGTTTATGGAATTGAAGTGCCGCTTCACGGACTGATATATTCTAAAGATAATTCGAAATCTTATTTCATAAAAAGGTTTGACCGGTATGGTAAAGGCAAAAAATATGCCACTGAAGATTTTGCACAGTTGACAGGGAGTTCCAGAGATACCAAATACAATTTTACGATGGAGAAAATTGTAAAAGTGATAGAGGACTTCTGTACATTTCCTTCAATTGAAAAAGCAGAGTTTTTCAAAAGGATATTATTTTGTTTTATCACTGGTAACGAAGACATGCATCTCAAAAATTTTTCCTTGATAACAAAATCAGGAAAAACAACCCTGACACCTGCGTATGATTTTCTTAATTCATCAATTGCCATTAAAAATCCACAGGAAGAAATGGCACTTAAATTAAAAGGCAAAAAAAGTAATTTTAAAGCTAGTGATCTTGTTGATTATTTTGGAAAAGAAAGATTAGGGTTAAATGATAAAATTATCGATATCGTTTTAAAAACAATGTTTGAGAAGACAACGAAATGGAATGAATTAATTGAGATTTCTTTTTTGTCTGAGCCAATGAAAGAAAAGTATTTTAAATTGATGAAAGAACGATTGGCGAGGTTTTAGTTATTGACATTTTTGAATTTTGTATTTTTTTATTGATTCAATTTTTAGTCCAATTTTTCATATCAGCTTAGTCGTTGGTTTGCAAAAAAAAGAGTAAAATCAAACGTGCTTTAATTAGTATATTCGGTTGTGTTAAAATTAGTAAACAGTAAGGCAATTTATTCAATTGTTCATTTTGCAACTCTTTTTATTTCGAGTTGTACGCCAAGTATTTGTTGGATATAGTCTTTTAATTTTTCCATAATAAACTAATAAAATTAATAGTAAACCATATAGGTTTATTGTGCAAGTATAGGTTTATTGTATTGAAATTAATTCATTAATGAATAAAGTATAGTGATTATTGTATAAAAAAAATCAGTTTATATCGAAATAATAGCTTTATCATTAAATCCTGTATTTTCATTGTATTTAATATAGCCTAATTGATTGGTTATTAGTTTTGTATTTCCAATCTCAAAATCAGCAACGTTGACGTGATGGTGCTGAATATGGAAAACAAATTGTCCCGACAGTGTCGGCACAATTAGAAACTAAATATGGCAGATGTTTTACTGAAAAAAAAATTAAGACGAATGCTTCGTTTTGTAGAACAATTTTCAGATAAGCAAATGGTGATAGCATTCTCTCAAAAATTAAGATGGTTATATTTTATTGAATTATTACCCATAAAAAATCATGATGCCATGATTTTTTATGCAAATCAGGTTAACAGTCAATTAATGAGTGTAAAGGGGGGGGGCGAAAACAAATAGAAAAGAAAACTTTTGAATGTACAGAAATAGCAAACTTACAGATCCTTTTTCGGCTAGATGTTTTCCGAGTAACATTAATGCTGTGGTTGTTATAGGTTCCATATTGTAAGGGTTTGGTTAGTTAGTAAAGTTTTCCTTTCTATTTAAATTTCAGTTTGTCCAAAAGATCGTTAAAGTACTGCTCTCCCCAGATTTTAAGAACACTGTCGTCTTTAATGAACGGAATAACATCTTCTTTTACATTGTCAATAGAAACTGTTTTAAATTTTTCTTGCAACAGTTCAATGACATCTTGTTTTGTCAGTTCGTCCTTATTCCAGTCCTTTGTATCTTTGGCACGCAGAGTAAAATGGTGCAGGTCAAGAGGAATGCCTCTTTTTACGTACCACTCAAAATCGTACCAGTCGCGGCCTTTTACTCTTATTCCCCATTTTCTGAATAATAGTGCATGCATTTTGCCCGCAAATAAACTCGGCTTGTCAAAGCATTTCACATAAAAAGAAAAAGGGCGGGTCAGAAGTTTATTTTCTGTTTCGAATCCCAGAGGTGGACGACGGTCTACTTCAATTTTAATTTTTACAGTTCTATTTGTTGTTTTTATTCCTTCCTGTTTGATAATATCTTCCAGTACAAGTTCTTTCCATTCGGTTGTGGATTTAAGAAATGCTGAATCAATATTGGTTTTGATGGCCTTGTCTTTTTCGCGGATGCTAACTTGCATTCCGACTGCCTTAAATTCATCTACGATAGATTCGAAATAAGGTTCTAGAGAAAAATCCGGATCTTCTTTTAGAAGAGAAAAATCTAGATCCTCTGAAAAACGGTCCAGTTCATAAAATATCCGAAGAGCTGTCCCTCCATAAAAGGC encodes:
- a CDS encoding HipA domain-containing protein; protein product: MNRCPISYKPCGEDLYSVEGLKLLSSKLLSLETLPFSASELRQEAANRAAKLSIQGVQPKLSAVLSIKNQQFEIVDQYGNFIIKPQSDIFPELPENEDLTMRMAKVYGIEVPLHGLIYSKDNSKSYFIKRFDRYGKGKKYATEDFAQLTGSSRDTKYNFTMEKIVKVIEDFCTFPSIEKAEFFKRILFCFITGNEDMHLKNFSLITKSGKTTLTPAYDFLNSSIAIKNPQEEMALKLKGKKSNFKASDLVDYFGKERLGLNDKIIDIVLKTMFEKTTKWNELIEISFLSEPMKEKYFKLMKERLARF
- a CDS encoding nucleotidyl transferase AbiEii/AbiGii toxin family protein, giving the protein MIKEWIAEYGPKNTDDVLSALREIMQEIALAGLSRTDFFEKAAFYGGTALRIFYELDRFSEDLDFSLLKEDPDFSLEPYFESIVDEFKAVGMQVSIREKDKAIKTNIDSAFLKSTTEWKELVLEDIIKQEGIKTTNRTVKIKIEVDRRPPLGFETENKLLTRPFSFYVKCFDKPSLFAGKMHALLFRKWGIRVKGRDWYDFEWYVKRGIPLDLHHFTLRAKDTKDWNKDELTKQDVIELLQEKFKTVSIDNVKEDVIPFIKDDSVLKIWGEQYFNDLLDKLKFK
- a CDS encoding DUF1016 N-terminal domain-containing protein is translated as MADVLLKKKLRRMLRFVEQFSDKQMVIAFSQKLRWLYFIELLPIKNHDAMIFYANQVNSQLMSVKGGGENK